The stretch of DNA agtgattctcctgcctcagcctctgagtagctgggattacaggcgcctgccacgcaTGCTcggctactttttttattttttatttttagtagagatggagtttcaccatgttgatcaggctggtctcaaactcctgagatcaagtgatcagtttgcctgcctcagcctcccagagtgctgggattacaggcgtgagccacctggtcCGGCCTATTCTGTTTAAGTCTAGCAGTTTTAGATGTAACTCAAAAGGgttctatttgtatattttaaatgcctaaaatatttaaactcctttataaatttaattttgttattttttaagcaaTGTAAGCATTAACCTAAAGGTCTTTCCAAGGactgaagaaatatataaatgaataaacgtGCAAATACAGTGAGCCAACAATTCTCCTGAATATTCCTATAGCACTCAGGGAAACCAAGTCCAAATCTAAATCCACACAGAAAGTGTTTTAATGATGACAAATCACTGCCCACCTCACAGACAGGGTCCCAGGTGGTGGCTGGTTGCAACCTTGGGGGAAGTGCATACTGGGCTCTGGGGTGGCCGTACTGGTCAGCTTTGAGTTTACTGAGGAAACACACAGCTTGTGGTATCCCCGTGTGGCCTTCATCCCTTCATCCCTGCCTTGTGGGACCCGTGGAGCCAGCATCCAGCATGAAGAAGCTGATTAGCATCCAGCCAGGTCCTCTGGTCTTAaacctttatatttatttatttttattttttttagagacagtttccctgtgttggtctcaaactctcaggctctagtgatcctcccacctcagcctccgaagcagctgggactatgggtgtgctcCACCACACGCAGCCCTCTTTACGTTCTTAAAAGttattgaggccgggcgcggtggctcacgcttgtaatcccagcactttgggaggccaaggtgggcagatcacatgaggtcaggagttcaagaccagcctggccaacatggcgagaccccatctctactaaaaacaaattagccaggcgtgttggcaggcgcctgtaatcccagctacttgggaggctgaggcaggagaatcgcttgaacccaggagacggaggttgtagtgagctgagattgccccactgtactccagcctgggcgacagagtgagactgtctcaaaaaaaaaaaaaaaaaaattaagggaagGACTGAAACATTGACCTGCCTCTCTATAGGAACAGTGCCACTGTGTAGCCGAAGAGCACGTGGGaggcaacttctgcttcctgaagCGCCCCCCTATGGCGGGCGGGCGAGGACAGAAAGCAACCTGGACTGTTCCATACCCAGGGGAGTGGAGGATCCAGATGAGCTTGAACACCCACAGCTGCCGTCTGACAGCACTGAGGACAGGCACCGCATGCCTCTTCCTCAAGAAACACCACTGCCTGAAAGCACTCGTGCCCACAACCAACCACACGGGATCTGGGGAAGCCTCTAAATCCGTGCACTGATTGGCAGAAGTTCAGAGGAAAACGCAAACAGATACAGAATCCCCACAAAGACGAATTTCCTGGGACAATCTGCTTTCTTCAGAGATGAATTTCGGAGAAGGTGGAGGGGAGGCCACTCTTTGGCACCAAGGGCTGCACGCCTGGGTGACAAAACCATGTAGAGAGGAGGGATGGTGGCTTCAGAGCCTGTGGAGGGGCTGCTCTGTGCGGGGAGCCACACGCAGGGCATGCGGAGGGTACTGGAGAGTCGGTTCAGGGGTGGTGGCCGCAGGTGTTTGCTTTATAGCATTTAAACTGTgcacttgttttattttattttttttagatggaatttcgctcttgatacccaggctggagtgcagtggcacaatcttggctcatggcaacctccgtctcctgagttcaagtgattctcctgcctcagcctcctgaatagctgggattacaggtgcccaccaccacgcctggctaatttttgcatttttagtagagacggggtttcgccatgttggccaggctggtcttgatcccctgacctcaggtgatccacccacctcggcctcctaaagtgctgggattataggcgtgagccgccgtgcctggcctgcatttgttttttgttgttttctatgaATGCATTATTTTAGCTATTGGGGTATTTTTTAAGGGGACAGAGCCCAGAGGACTTGGTGACTGTTTTGAGCATGTGGGGGTGAGCTGGGTGACTCATCCCCCAGGCTCTGACACACGAGCTGGGTGGATGAGCGGATGTTTACCACGGCCAGTGCGGTGGGACACACACATCTGAGAGCCTGGGACTTGGCCTCCACCATGCTGGCAGCATCCCTCGGCCTGGGCCACCCCCTGCTGCAGTAACACCCAGTGGAGCTTCAGAAGCGCAATGTCCTTGCAGGTCTTTATTGATGCCAGGCACAAGTTGCCATGAGGGGTGGTGACCCTAAGGGGGTGAGTGAGGTCCCACCGAGGTGAACCCTGATGGCGGCTGTTTGCCCAGGGCCAGACCTCTCCAGGCAGGCTGAGGGCCAGGCCTGGGTCCAGCAGCAGCTTGGGTGGCAGGAGGGTCACCAGCTCAGGATGCCAGGGCAGTACTTGTCAATGAGCCCCTGGTAGTAGGGCCGCAGCTTGTCTACGTCCGGCAGGTCCGGGCACTTGGTGTAGAGGTCGAACTTGCTGCAGCAGGGAGGGGCAGTGAGCCCCGTGAAGAACCCCAGGCCCCCCGCCGACCCCCTCTTTCACTCCCATAACACCCCTCGGCGGGTGGGGGGGCGTACTTGAACTCCTGCACCCAGGGCAGCATGGCCAGGTCCTGCTGGCTGCACAGCTGCTGGTAGTCCCTGCCCGTGTGCCAGGGGTAGAAGGAGTGGAACCGGATCATGTAGAAAGCCTGCGGGCAAGGCCACCCAGCAGCTCACCCAGGGCTGCGGGACTAGGCCTGGTGGACAGGCTGGGTTGCTCCTCCCCCCACCTACCTCAGGGGGCAGTGAGAACTTGTTAAACTTCATCACCTGGTACATGTACTCTGTGGGGAGAGGGTGTCACCGCCAGGCACCGCCTCTGCCCCACCGTCCCCCACCGTCCCCCACCGCCCCCCTGCCCGCCTCTGGCCTCACCATCATGGCCCCAGGACATGAGGACCCTGTCAAGCCCGCAGTGGGGCTGATACATGCCGAGTTCTGTGCTGCAGCGAGATACCAGGGTGAGGGGGGCTCAGGAGACGCCCAGGGGAGGGGGCCCAGCCCGGGACAGCAGGGAGCACCTGTATCGAGGATCCTGGAGGTCAGGGTGGTCCTGGAAGGTGGAGTCACAGAAAACCACGGAGGCCTGGGGACGGCATCCGACGGGGAAGGTGTCTCCAACGACTGCCCACTGCAGAGGGACAGGCAGCCATGGGGGGGCCGTGGGGGGGCTGTGGGGGGAGTGGTGTGGGGGGGCCGTGGGGGTTCACTGGCCGGCCCACCAGATAGTATCCCGTATCCCAGGCCAAGCACTGAGGCCACTCCCTCCGCCCCCACCTTGCCTCAACATGCAGATCTCTTCACCCTCCACTACTAGCTCTTACCTGGGGCTCCCCGAACAGGGCCAGGACCTTCCCCAGGTCATGCAGGAGCCCGACAAGGTGGAACCAGTCTGGGAGGGGGATGGATAGGGCAGGTTGGGGACTGCGGGGGTCAAGGCAGAGGATGAGAGGCTTGCGGGACTGAGAGCCAGGAGGGGCCCAGGGCCTGCTCCCCAACCCAGGCAGAAGTGCTGGAGGAGGCCTGGGCCCACCACTGTCCCCTCCCACCCTACAGGCTGCTGCATTCTGCCCCTTGGAGGCAGCACCTGCCCCCTTGCAGCACAGCCGGGGCTCACCCTTGTCTGGGTGGGCCTTCCGGATGCCCTCCGCTGTCTGGAAGGCATGGAAGGAGTTGGGGAAATCTACATCCGGGTCCGACTCGTCCACCAGCCCATCCAGCAGGTCCACGGCCTCCATGACTGTCATTTTCTTGTAGGAGAAGCCCCCAaactgggcatgctggtgggGAAGGAGAAGGCAGCGTGGCCCAGGGTCAGCAGGCCCACCAGTCCTCTCCATCCCTTCGGTGCCTGGTGGGCTCATGGGGCTGAGGGCAAGGGTCCCTCCGCGTTTGCACGGGGCGGCAGGAAATGCCTACCTTGCTCCTGACGAAGTCCACTGTCTGGTGCGTGTGCATGAGCTTGTAGGTGGTGAAGACACGGTCCAGGAGGGGACCTGACTGCAGGCTGGAGGATCAGTGGAGGCTGGCGCCACCCCCACCCTGCACACGAGGCCCCATGCCTCGCCTCTCCCAGGCCGCCCCACAGGgtgtgatgggggtgggggttccCACAGGGCACCCCTTGGAACTGTGTGAAGGGCAGATGCTGCTCCCCAGGGTGtggaagagggggaggggggcAGGATGGCAAGGTACTCACTGTGTAGTTCCGGAAGCTGGCCTTGTCTTTGGCCACCTCTGGGTCCACATCAGGTCGGTAGACCAGGGAAGGGTCTGGGCCCTAGGGAGGTGGAGGATCGAACCTGTTTCACCATAATGGCAGCTCCACGAGGAAGCACAGACATTCCCAGGGTGGCTGCAGACTCCaagcctgcctcctgcctccgcTCGAGGGCTGGTGGGGGACACGAGAGGACACAGCCTCTCCCGCACCATcatcccagcccctgccctggcctcagCAAGTCCCAGGAGCTCTCACTCCCAGGTCCTTATCTGCAAAGCGAAAGTCAGCAGACGTCTGCTTCCAGGGTGCAGGGGACACCACCCCTGAGCAGCACCCATGGCTACCCTTGAGGGGTGGAAGCAGCCATGGGAGGAGACTGAGTCCACAGGGAGCCTGGGGGTCGGCAGCCGCTGGCTCTTGCCCAGCTGGACGGAGGAGCAGGGCTGGCCAGTGCCAGCTAGAAGAGGGCAGGAGTAGCTGGCCACCAGGAGAGCAGTCAGCAGGGCCTCTCTGCATGGGGTCTGGGTACTCACCACCGTCACCTTCATCCTGAGAGGGAGCGGTGCTCAAGTGGCAAAGCGCAGGCAGGCAAGTGTGTCCTCAGCCGGGCTCCTATATACACCCCAGGTTACATAAGCAACCGCGGTAATGAGTGACCATCCACcctcctcctgacctcagggagttAATGTGTCAGCACAGGAGCACTTCCACATCCTCTtgccctgactcagcctccctcctgtccCGAGCCGCTGACCTGCTTAGGGTTGTCTGTGGGCCCAGCCTCCCGCTTGGCCCTGGCTTCAGACGCCTCTGTGGGGTCCCATAAGTAGGGGCAGACCCAAGACCACCCCACCCTCAAGCACACGCCCCCTCTGCACCACCCCTTCCCCGGCTGCCCCACTGGATCTCAGGAGGTGAAAACTTGTCCCCAGGCCCCCCAGGATtctgggtggggcaggggcttGTTAAGAAAAGATGATTCTGAGGACTTGTTAAAATGGTGAGAAAAGCTTTATTCAAGAGAGTGGTGAGAGGAGCTCACCTCCGAATTCAACAACGACAGCTGGAGATTGATGGCGTTGGAGGGGTCAGTGGATGGGAAGTTGCTAGGGGAGCCTTCGAGGGTAGGGGGGTTCTCACTGGAGTGGCTCAATGAGGATCTTGCAGGAGGCCGGCAGGGTGATGAGATCAAGGGTGGGAGATGAGGAATGAGATCAGATACCGAGGGTGGGTAATTCTCCATAAACTGatttagcaggattcttgctaacaCCGGGGTCGGCGGGCCCAGCGAGGATGGGGATGGGGTCAGGCCTCGTCGAGGAAAGGACTCAAGAGCACCTGCCTAGAGTTCAGCCAGAGTGTCAGGCTCTGGGAGAGGGGCCTCACAGGGAGTCGGGAGCAGGCACGGAACCGCCAACACCCGGGGCACCAATGCAGCTTCCCATGCATGCGCCCTGCAGGCGCAGAGGACACCCTGAGAACAAAGTGCCTGCGGCAGAGCTGGCGTCTTGGAGCGTGGCCAGGGAAGTCTGCGAACAGCAGtcagctggggcaggagagagggcAGTGGGGTGCTGGGGCCATACCTAGGGCTGTGAAGATCAGAGTTCTGGGCTTCAGGGGTCAGGCAAGAGGGCCATGGGGAGCTGACCTGACTCAACAAGATCCTGGCGCAGCTGGGCTGAGAAGGAACTGTGAGGAGACCCCAGCGCCCCCCATTTAAATGGCACCTGCCCCACACTCTCCTTGTCTGACTTCCCGTGGCACTCAGCACTTCCTGCCACTCCACCACCCACTTATTCTACCTTCTACGTTTGTCTCCTTCTATCTCCCCCTTGAATGTCAGCCCCCGGGGGTCAAGGCTGTATCCTCACGTGTCCCAACAAGCGTAGGTCACGTGCTCAGCATGCACTGGCCAGAGGGATGGAGGCTACGGCCATCGCCCCCAAAGCAGGCGGTGCCTGGGTCAGGAGAAGGTGTCTGGATAGGTTCAGGAGGTGGGACCCGGCGGGATTCAGAGGAAGGTGCGAAGGAAGAgaggaggttttttgtttttttttggaaacggagtcttgctctgtcatccaggcttgagtgcagcggtgcgatctcagctcaccgcaacctccacctcccaggctcagactctcaagtagatggaattactggcatgtgccaccacgcccagctaatttttgtattattactatttttttcttgagacagaattttgctcttgttgcccaggccagagtgcaatatcacaatctcagctcactgcaacctccgcctcccaggttcaagtgattctcctgcctcggcctcctgagtagctgggattacaggcgcccctgccatcacgcccggataattttctatttttagtagagacggggtttcaccatgttggccaggctggtcttaaactcctaacctcaggtgatgtgcctaccttggccccccaaagtgctgggattacaggtgtgagccacggggCCTGGCCTAGCGGAGGTTTTGGCCAGAGCAGCTGGAACTGGTTGCTGGGGAAGGTGGGGGTGGCTGCAGGTGCTGCTGGGCCTCCACATGAGGGTGTCAGGTGGGTCTGATTTCACACCCGAGGCGATGCGGAGGGTCACGGCAGGCGGCCTCCTGACTACAGGGCATGAGGAGGGTGAAGGCTTTCCTGGAGGAGGGAACACTTGGCCCTGACCACAGGCAGGCCCCAGACGGGGTGCCAAGCTGGACtttgcccaggcaggagaggagaCATCTGGGAGGGTTTTGGCTGGGCTGAGTAGCGGACGCTGAGCTCCTGGCCCCCCAGCCTTGCCCCGAGGCCCCCTCCTTCACTCCCCATGCCCCTCCCTCTGTCCTCGTGTCCTGTGCTCTGCTGACACCCTTCAGTGGCCACAGGGCACATGACTCTGAGGCCGAGGACCCATCCACCCTGCAACCTCTCAGCAGCCATGCCTCCTGTGCACCTGGGGCCTTGGCACTCCCAGCTCCTTCCCCTAGGGAAGGCCTGCTGTCCTCAAACCTCACCTGACCCAGTGCTTCTCCTAGGGAGCTGGCCTTGACTGCCTTGCTGTGCGGCCCACCACCCTGACCACCTTTGCTGCAATCCTAGTACATCTCTCAGTGCACGGAGGCTTCCACAGGGCAGGACCAGCCTGGACTGTTCCCACAAGGCCTCATGGAGCACAGGTCAGTTACCTGGACTCGGCAATCCCTGAGCTCAGGGAGCAAGCACAGGGGCGGCGCCTGGGTGGGCACTTCCAGGACCCTCCACCTTGGAGGTAGGAGCTGAGGGGCAAGCTCTGTGGGGGAATGTCCTGAGCTGTGCTGCGGCCTCTAGAGTTGGGGTGATCATGGGATGGCCGAGAGGGTGACCCTAGCaaacatttgcaaattaaatGCTGTGTTCGCTAAGTAGTAGAAGGAGCCCTTTCTGAACCCCATGTTCTGCTGGACGACTGGGAGGCTCGAGTGGCACGCACATGTGAGTCCCCTGTCCTCCCCGGGAAGGACACACACCAAGTCCGTGCACGCCGGTGGTGGTCCTTGTTCTTGTTATCATTTGGACCTGGGCTGCCCTCCCTGGCTCTTGGTAAGTCACTCGCTGCCCCCACAGCTGGTCCCACTGGGTCCCCACACTGGGTGGTGGTGGAGCGCCTGTGCTGCCTGTGGATCCCCACCCTTGTCTGGCTGCCAACAAGGGTCTCACCCCCTTCAGGTGGGGTGGGTCTATTCCGGCTGGGGGATCTtgccccacccagccctgccctgccctgccctggggtAGAAAGGGGTGTCCCTGTCCCAGAATGGTTTGGGGTGGCTCCTGAACTGCTAAGttcccctccctggcctcccacagGGGATCCAGGTGGAGTCTCCATGGCCACCTCGGTCTGGGCTCCAGGGTTGGCAGCTGGAGCCACAGAGGTCCCTTCATGACCTCTGGAGGGCCACCATCCTTCCCCGGCCCAACCCCAGGGGGCTACAGCATCCCACGCTCCCCCTCCTGTCCCACAGGCatggggagggagaggctgggacCCCGGGCCAGGCAGGCACGTGGAAGGGCTGGTTGTGCCTGAGAGCAGGAACAGCCCAGGCACAGTCCAGTTCAGTCTGACTGGACCAACAGCGGAGGGGCCGCTTCTGGCCAATTCAGCCTCTCTCCCCTGCTCGTCCAGACATGGCCCTGTGTGTTCAGGGCCCAGCTTCTGCTCCACGTCTCTGGGCAGACACCTCCTCTCTGAAGCGCTTTTTAGCATCTGGTGCTGCCACCAGCTGTGTTTGGCAGCTGTCCCCCAAGGGTTCACAATTTCAGGGTGTTTAGGCTCCTTGACGTACCAGCACTGCATGTAGACCAGCCTCGGTCTACAGGTGTGCGAGGGTTTACGTGTGCAAAGCCGTGCAGGTATTGTTGTTGCAGGATCTGCTGTCTGCAGCTCCGAGGGACTGGGCTTCAGATAGGGCTCAGCTGCAGCTCTGGACGGGGGCACAGCACCCTGGCTGGGATGGGCAGGGGTGTGGCCCAGCCCCACCTCAGCCATAGCTGTGGGGGCTGCTGGGGTCCACAGGAGCTGAGTCCTGCCGGCCTGCCGGTCCCATGAGTTGCCACAGGCGGTGGCTGAGATTCTGTACCTGGCAGGTGCCCAGCAGACAGCCCACTCGCAGGAGCTGGGCTTGGGTCCTGCGGGGGCCGGAGTGTCTTCGGGGGCCCGAGTGTTGGCGGCCACCATCTCGGAGAGGCTGACCCATAGCAGGGGCCAGGCCAGCACCCCTCTGTGGCTGGAGGGCCTGGTGAAGTTTCCAGACCACAGGTCGGGGTGCGGTGTGCCTGGGCTGCAGGCTGCTGGAAGGGGTCCGGGCTGGGGGCTCCCTGCAGAGGCAGATGGAGAATGTCAACGCGATTGCTCAGCCTTTCAGAGAACTCACACCTGCCCACTTTTGCCTCTACACAAGCCTGGGTCACTGCCAGGGGAAGCCCACGGCCCCCACGCACACACAGCCTGGAGCACGGCCAGGGGAAGCCCGCGTCTCCTCTGGACTTGGGGCCTGGGACCATCTCAGTGGCCCCGGTCACGAGTCCCAGGAACCGGCACCTCCTTGGCCAAAGGGCACCCCGGCGGCCCAGCCTCTGCGGGTCACCACTCTCAGGGCTCAGGGTGACTCGGCTTCTGCCCTCCCTTTAGGGTGGTCACAGGCGGGCCCCGGGATACTGCCAGCCTCTCCTCCCCCAGCAGACACCCCCAGAAGAGGGACTGCTGTTCCCATGTGTGTGGGGAGGAGCAACTGCCCTGTGtagggaggcagagaaagaggggCCTCTGGCCCTGATGAGGCGCTCCTGAGCCTGGGGCACGGGCCTTGGTTTGGGAGGGGAGTCCTAGCAGCAGGtgggggtgtggagggagggCGGCCCCCGCGGCCTCTGGCACTCTGCTTCCCTGCGGGGGCCAGAGGGGTTGGCTGGCCCAAGACCTGGACTCACCTGGGTTTGACGGGACGCGAGTCCCCGCCCAGGCTGCGGGACAGCGCGCCAGGGAGCTGCAGGCAGAGGAGGCTGATGCAACCCAGGGCGGCCGTCGGGATCCGGGCCATGGCTGGCGGGGCTGCAGGGGAGGGGGCGGTGAGCCGGGCAAGTCGGGGGCAGCCTGAGCCGCGAGCCACCCCCTCCGTCGGCACCTCGGGGAGCCCTCCGCGGTCTGGGCGCCGGGCGTGGGTGTGACAAGCTGGCCACGGGCGTCCGTCGGGGCGCAGGCCTCGGGCGCGAAGCGGGCAGCGGGTCTGGGGTCGGCCGCGGGTCCGGGGCGCAAGGCGGAGCGGGCTGGGCGGGTTGGGGGTCCTGCCTGGAGCGGAGTCGCGGCCGGGGATGGCACCTCCAGAGCTGAATACGTAGCCTTTCCAGCAAGGGGCGGAGCCGGATGCACGGACGGGGCGGGGCGCCCCTCCCCCGGGCCCAGCCACCctcggggcggggagggggctgCAGCGAAGGGGCGGTGGAGGGGCCCGTCCCCGCTGGGAGCGTTCCGCCACCGGCCCGGGACCGCGGGACCGCGGGACCGACAGCCTCACTCCAAGCGCCTTCTGGTGGGGACGCAGCCCCGAGCCTGCGGGGGCCGGACTTCCTCAGGCTGAAGCGGGGTTCTGCGGGGCGAGCCGTCGTCCGAGCTGACCCCACGGCTGGGGCGGACTCGGACCCGACGGGGCCCACCCTGTCAACCACCTCCCGAGTCCGGGCGGTCCCACCCTCCAGGGTCTGACCCGGTGGACCCCGGCCCCCCGGCCTGACCAGCAAATCCGCGGGATTCCGCAGCGGGCTGGCCATTCCGCTCTTCTCTGACACGGTGCCCCCAACCCCGGGGCTGCGCTCCTAAAAGGCTGTACCTACCCCCGGCCGCTCCAACCCCAGAACAAAGTATTGCACGATTTTTGTAACAAATTTAAACAAgtgtccgggcgtggtggctcactccggtaatcccagcagtttgggaagccgaggccggcggatcatctgaggtcgggagttcgagactagcctggccaacatggagaaaccccatctctactaaaaataa from Nomascus leucogenys isolate Asia chromosome 7b, Asia_NLE_v1, whole genome shotgun sequence encodes:
- the MIOX gene encoding inositol oxygenase isoform X1 — encoded protein: MKVTVGPDPSLVYRPDVDPEVAKDKASFRNYTSGPLLDRVFTTYKLMHTHQTVDFVRSKHAQFGGFSYKKMTVMEAVDLLDGLVDESDPDVDFPNSFHAFQTAEGIRKAHPDKDWFHLVGLLHDLGKVLALFGEPQWAVVGDTFPVGCRPQASVVFCDSTFQDHPDLQDPRYSTELGMYQPHCGLDRVLMSWGHDEYMYQVMKFNKFSLPPEAFYMIRFHSFYPWHTGRDYQQLCSQQDLAMLPWVQEFNKFDLYTKCPDLPDVDKLRPYYQGLIDKYCPGILSW
- the ADM2 gene encoding protein ADM2, which encodes MARIPTAALGCISLLCLQLPGALSRSLGGDSRPVKPREPPARTPSSSLQPRHTAPRPVVWKLHQALQPQRGAGLAPAMGQPLRDGGRQHSGPRRHSGPRRTQAQLLRVGCLLGTCQVQNLSHRLWQLMGPAGRQDSAPVDPSSPHSYG
- the MIOX gene encoding inositol oxygenase isoform X2 — its product is MKVTVGPDPSLVYRPDVDPEVAKDKASFRNYTSGPLLDRVFTTYKLMHTHQTVDFVRSKHAQFGGFSYKKMTVMEAVDLLDGLVDESDPDVDFPNSFHAFQTAEGIRKAHPDKDWFHLVGLLHDLGKVLALFGEPQWAVVGDTFPVGCRPQASVVFCDSTFQDHPDLQDPRYSTELGMYQPHCGLDRVLMSWGHDEYMYQVMKFNKFSLPPEAFYMIRFHSFYPWHTGRDYQQLCSQQDLAMLPWQVRPLHQVPGPAGRRQAAALLPGAH
- the MIOX gene encoding inositol oxygenase isoform X3; its protein translation is MKVTVGPDPSLVYRPDVDPEVAKDKASFRNYTSGPLLDRVFTTYKLMHTHQTVDFVRSKHAQFGGFSYKKMTVMEAVDLLDGLVDESDPDVDFPNSFHAFQTAEGIRKAHPDKVPNLPYPSPSQTGSTLSGSCMTWGRSWPCSGSPSGQSLETPSPSDAVPRPPWFSVTPPSRTTLTSRILDTAQNSACISPTAGLTGSSCPGAMMQVRPLHQVPGPAGRRQAAALLPGAH